Below is a genomic region from Burkholderia pyrrocinia.
CGCGAATGGAACAGTTGGCGACCCGGGGCTGATGCAACGCACACATTCGTGAGTGTCAATGCGCTACACGTGGATGCAGATGGTTCCTTCTGGGTGGTCGATACCGGCGCACCATTGTTCGGCGGTGCGATTGTTCCCGGCGGCGCGAAGGTTGTTCATGTCGACGCGAATGATGACAAGGTGCTCAGGATCTATCCGATCCCTGCTGCGGCTCTGCGTGCGAATTCATATGTGGACGACATCCGGCTCAACGGTCGGCGCGCGTATCTTACGGACGCAGGAGCGGGCGCACTTATGGTGCTCAATCTCGACAGTGGGGCGGTGAGACGCCGCTTTGATGATGAGCACTTTACGAAGGCGCGCCCTGAAGATCTCATCGTCGTGAACGGCAAAGTTCTGAGCGCGCCGGATGGCGCGCCGCTGCATGTCAATGCCGACGACCTCGAACTTAGCGTGGACGGCCGATACTTCTATTTCGCACCGCTCTCGGGCCCGATGTATCGGATCGAAACGCGCTATCTGGATGACGAAACGCTTGCCGACGCACAGCTTGCCCAGCATGTCGTCAAATGGTTCGATCTTCCGGCCGTGGGCGGAACGGCGATGGCACGGGACGGCACGCTGTACTACACGCAGCTCGATGAGAACGCGCTAATGCGTCGCAGTCCTGACGGGTCGGTTGCGTTGGTCGCACGTGACAGCCGCCTTCGCTGGGTCGATGCGCCGTTTCTCGACGGCAAAGGGAATATCTATCTGCCCGCAGCGCAACTTGATGGTGCGGCGGTGTTCAATAACGGCCGGTCCACCATGAAGATGCCGATTCATCTCTACAAGCTAAAGCTGTGAGATCTGTATGGCGTCGACGTCGAGGATCAGTCGACCAGAGTTTTAGTTCGTCAATTCGGGAGCACCCATGAGCACAATCCGTCTCGGTCACATTGACCTGAGCTTTCACGCTGCAAGCGCTGCCGTTGTGCAGCGCCTGCTCGAACGTGCGGGACACAGGGTGATTACTTCCGCCGAGCCGCACGAGGCGATGTTTCGAGGTTATGGCGAAAGCCGTGTGGACATGCTGGTATCCGCATGGCTGC
It encodes:
- a CDS encoding L-dopachrome tautomerase-related protein yields the protein MQLAEAILRSIVFFYRSLCGAGVLFAALAASAGAPDDPSRTVAAQLETVRTSSQMPWNAVAVDSRSRIIVSAPIWAGNIGPAVAVAEPDGALIPWPSREWNSWRPGADATHTFVSVNALHVDADGSFWVVDTGAPLFGGAIVPGGAKVVHVDANDDKVLRIYPIPAAALRANSYVDDIRLNGRRAYLTDAGAGALMVLNLDSGAVRRRFDDEHFTKARPEDLIVVNGKVLSAPDGAPLHVNADDLELSVDGRYFYFAPLSGPMYRIETRYLDDETLADAQLAQHVVKWFDLPAVGGTAMARDGTLYYTQLDENALMRRSPDGSVALVARDSRLRWVDAPFLDGKGNIYLPAAQLDGAAVFNNGRSTMKMPIHLYKLKL